The sequence gaaactctgtggagatacTATCACTGATTATGATATGTTTGAAAAAACATTTACAACatttcatgcctccaatatggttCTGCAACAACAGTACAGAGAGAAAGATTTCAAGAAGCACTCTGAGctgatttctcttctccttgtgACTGAGCGAAACAATGACTTGCTCATGAGAAATCACAAAAATCGGCCCACTGGGTCTACACTATTGCCTGAAGTGgatgaggtgtattcccattatgctAAGCGTGGAAAAGGCCGTGGCCCTATTTTTGGTCGTGGTCGTGGGCATGGTCGTGGCCGTGGACAAGGAAAAAATTTTCCTAGTGTTGATCAGcccccaaagaaaaataaccaccaaaagtggaaagggaaagatgagaaacCAAAGGCAAATGGTTCAAAAACCGAATGTTATCGTTGCGGTGGAAAAGGCCATTGGGCAAATATTTGTCGTGTACCAAgacatttggttgagctttatcaagcattTCTAAAGAACAAAGGCCCTGAAGCTAATTTTGCCTCGACAATGATTTAgacatcacccacttggatgtgacagacttctttgagcaccctgatgggaaaatagaccacttgatcggtgatggatccgtggttaaagatgattgagtagtttaatttttatttttcctattcGTAGTAGCTAGTGAATAAATATCATGtaatcataattttttttacatgagtagtagtcattagtattatttattttataaaatagtgTTAGTTCATTttgattaaatataattttatggGATAGTATTAGTTCGCTTTAAAATAATGTTTCGGCTTGCTTAGTCTTCTCAAAACAAAGTATCCAAATTGATCAGTTTGCTTAATATCCGTTTTAAAACAATGTGTGTTAAATCATGTTACATGTAAAACTTACATTATTCATAATTCATTACATAATCTGTTATGATCCCTTGTTACTTTATCCTTACGTGTTCATACTTCCGAGAACATACAGTTATGGTTTGCgaatgtttatattttatacaTTTATTATAACAACAAAATGATACTTCAAGTTACTAGTTTTGTaccaacaaataaagaaaaaaacgTGTTGTTATTCGTACTAATGTTTAtcgtataattttttttatatgtcaaacaatgggaagcaaatatggatatctcaCAAAACGAACTTGGATTCAActgtaaaaatatttgtttaattgattcatgtacgacacatacaatattcaaagggaagaaatatttctctcatttaaatatgtgtaaggcagatgttactacaatttctggtagtagtaaatTAATTGAAGGCTCTAGAAGAGCTATTATAACTCcgcctaagggaacaatacttatcatagagaatgcaatgttccCCTCCAAGttcaagaggaacttgttgagttttaaagatatccgtcgaaatggatatcatattgagacaatagatgagaataatcttgaatatctcatcattaCCAATAATGTCTCTGGCCAAAagagggttattgagaagtttccatctttatcttgtggcctatattggacaagaattagtgcaattgaagCACATTCTaccgtaaaccaaaaggttactgattccaatatttttgtactttggcatgatcgattgggacaccctggatcaattatgatgagacgaattatagaaaactcaaatgggcatccattaaagaatttaaagattcttttaaatgataattttcttgcacttcttgttatcaaggaaagttaattattagaccatcaccaacaaaggttggaattaagtcccctgcatttttagaacgtatacaaggggacatttgtggacctattcacccacctagtgggtcgtttagatattttatggtcttaatagacgcattttctagatggtctcatgtgtgcctattgtcatctcgcaacctcgcgtttgcaaattaatggcacaaatagtTCGATTACGAGCACAAtttcccgataatccaattaagtctattaaaCTTGATAATGTTGCTGAGTTTTCATTCCAAGCATTTAacgattattgcttatcaattgggataaaagtggaacatcatgtagctcatgttcacactcaaaatggtcttacagagtctttaattaaacgtttgcaattgatagcaagaccgttactcatgaaaacgaggctgcccacttctgtttggggtcacgccattttgcatgcagcaatgctagttcgtctcagaccgataaattatcataaatatttcccgttgcaattagttttgggtcatgaacctaatatatcccatttaagaatttttggatgctcaATATATGTGCCTGTAGCATCGCCATATCACACCAAAATAGGTccgcaaagaaggttaggaatatatgttgggtttgaatcaccctccattattcgctatcttgaaacATTAACGGGGGATTTattcactgctcgatttgcagactATCGATTCGATGAGACACTTTTCCTAAATTGGGGGGAGAAGTTGGTGAAACCAAAcgagaaattttgtggaaaaatctatcattatctcatcttgatccacgtgcctctatttgtgaaaaagaggtgcaaaagat is a genomic window of Nicotiana tabacum cultivar K326 chromosome 16, ASM71507v2, whole genome shotgun sequence containing:
- the LOC142170256 gene encoding uncharacterized protein LOC142170256, whose protein sequence is MVLQQQYREKDFKKHSELISLLLVTERNNDLLMRNHKNRPTGSTLLPEVDEVYSHYAKRGKGRGPIFGRGRGHGRGRGQGKNFPSVDQPPKKNNHQKWKGKDEKPKANGSKTECYRCGGKGHWANICRVPRHLVELYQAFLKNKGPEANFASTMI